Proteins encoded by one window of Chryseobacterium aquaeductus:
- a CDS encoding cob(I)yrinic acid a,c-diamide adenosyltransferase has protein sequence MKIYTKTGDKGETALYGGTRVSKASARVESYGTIDELNSFIGIAKSHIEDAEVLGQLKKIQFDLFTVGSEAATPVDKLMLANGKSRLSLIISDTEIEELENWMDAFEEKLEPLQFFILPGGGKSATFLHAARTICRRAERSLVFLNESEEVRPELIKYLNRLSDYLFVLARYVSKLNNEPEEYWNPNER, from the coding sequence ATGAAAATTTACACCAAAACAGGAGATAAAGGAGAAACTGCATTGTATGGCGGAACCAGAGTTTCCAAAGCCAGTGCAAGAGTAGAAAGCTACGGAACTATTGACGAACTCAATTCATTTATCGGAATAGCCAAAAGTCATATAGAAGATGCGGAAGTTTTAGGTCAATTGAAGAAAATTCAGTTTGATCTTTTTACTGTTGGTTCAGAAGCTGCAACTCCGGTTGACAAGTTGATGTTGGCTAATGGGAAATCTCGACTCTCACTCATCATTTCAGATACAGAAATTGAAGAATTAGAAAACTGGATGGATGCTTTTGAGGAAAAACTAGAGCCGTTACAATTTTTTATACTTCCGGGAGGCGGAAAATCTGCAACTTTTTTGCACGCTGCAAGAACAATTTGCAGAAGAGCAGAACGTTCTTTGGTTTTTTTGAATGAATCTGAAGAGGTGCGTCCCGAACTCATCAAATACTTAAACAGACTTTCAGATTATCTTTTTGTGTTGGCAAGATATGTTTCAAAATTAAATAACGAACCGGAAGAATACTGGAATCCGAATGAGAGATAA
- a CDS encoding tetratricopeptide repeat protein: MKKIFLLFIFVVSHLAFCQDITVYLDEGNELISKNKFSDAENTFRKGLKEVPENPILKSQLALSLINQDKNDEAEKVIDEILVKQPEFTAALWYGGINNFSKTKPDFRKAIYYFEKAYNLIDPNSQQYFAVNYYVGRSYRKLLYREGLTYLEVDRMLETYKKYLELQPNAEDSIDAKNFIKKVEEKRPGKNVGKWIVTQQQNIEEMINKTTK; the protein is encoded by the coding sequence ATGAAAAAAATATTTCTACTCTTTATTTTTGTGGTTTCTCACCTCGCCTTTTGTCAGGATATTACGGTATATCTTGACGAAGGAAACGAATTGATATCTAAAAATAAATTTTCTGACGCTGAAAATACTTTCCGAAAAGGTTTGAAAGAAGTTCCTGAGAATCCGATTTTGAAATCGCAATTGGCTCTTTCTCTGATCAATCAGGATAAAAATGACGAAGCAGAAAAAGTAATTGATGAGATTTTGGTTAAACAGCCGGAATTCACAGCTGCACTTTGGTATGGCGGAATTAATAATTTCAGCAAAACCAAACCCGATTTCAGAAAAGCAATTTATTATTTTGAAAAAGCCTATAATCTGATAGATCCAAATTCCCAACAATATTTCGCAGTAAATTACTACGTCGGAAGGTCCTATAGAAAGCTATTGTACAGAGAAGGTCTTACTTATCTGGAAGTCGACCGCATGCTGGAAACCTATAAAAAATATTTAGAACTGCAACCCAATGCAGAAGATAGTATTGATGCAAAAAATTTCATAAAAAAGGTAGAAGAAAAAAGACCCGGCAAAAATGTTGGAAAATGGATCGTCACGCAGCAGCAGAACATTGAAGAAATGATTAATAAAACTACAAAATGA